The proteins below are encoded in one region of Sneathia sanguinegens:
- the ffh gene encoding signal recognition particle protein: protein MFEGLSDKLKKAMKTISGKSKLTESNITDAIKEVKMALLEADVNYTVVKNFVSKIKEKAMGASVLVGVNPSQQFIKIINDELIETLGGTNVELNSKKREFRVIMLVGLQGAGKTTFAGKLAKFLKNEKSLLIGADVYRPAAKQQLKVLCKQINALNYTIDDSQDVKAIVANGIEEAKKYKVDNVIIDTAGRLHIDEKLMDELKNIKAQVNPDEILLVVDGMTGQDAVNVSKNFNDALGITGVVLTKMDGDTRGGAALSIKEVCGKPIKFISEGEKLGDISKFHPDRLAGRILGMGDVVSLVEKAKDMIDEKEAKLMEAKFRKNQFDFEDFLKQFKMIKKLGSLGGILKMLPGINLEKIDMNGAENELKKVEAIIYSMTVQERRNPQILKVYSRKVRIAKGSGTQVSDVNKLLKQYEQMKQMMKMFNSGKFGKMF, encoded by the coding sequence ATGTTTGAAGGTTTAAGTGATAAATTAAAAAAAGCTATGAAAACTATAAGTGGTAAAAGTAAATTAACTGAGTCTAATATTACTGATGCCATAAAAGAAGTTAAAATGGCTTTATTAGAAGCAGATGTAAATTATACAGTTGTTAAAAATTTTGTTTCTAAGATAAAAGAGAAGGCTATGGGAGCAAGCGTGCTTGTTGGAGTTAATCCTAGTCAACAATTTATAAAAATAATAAATGATGAATTGATTGAAACTTTAGGTGGAACAAATGTAGAATTAAATTCTAAAAAAAGAGAATTTAGGGTTATAATGCTTGTAGGATTACAAGGAGCTGGTAAAACAACTTTTGCTGGAAAATTAGCTAAATTTTTAAAGAATGAAAAATCATTACTTATAGGTGCCGATGTATATAGACCAGCTGCTAAGCAACAATTAAAAGTTTTATGTAAGCAAATAAATGCGCTTAATTATACTATAGATGATAGTCAAGATGTAAAAGCAATTGTTGCAAATGGTATAGAAGAAGCAAAAAAATATAAAGTTGATAATGTTATTATAGACACAGCAGGTAGATTACATATAGATGAAAAATTAATGGATGAATTGAAAAATATTAAGGCTCAAGTTAATCCAGATGAAATACTATTAGTAGTAGATGGTATGACAGGACAAGATGCAGTTAATGTTTCTAAAAATTTTAATGATGCTTTAGGAATAACTGGTGTTGTTTTAACCAAAATGGATGGAGATACAAGAGGTGGAGCAGCTTTATCTATTAAAGAAGTTTGTGGTAAGCCAATAAAATTCATAAGTGAAGGAGAAAAACTTGGTGATATTTCTAAATTCCATCCAGATAGATTAGCTGGTAGAATATTAGGTATGGGAGATGTCGTATCTTTAGTTGAAAAAGCAAAAGATATGATAGATGAAAAAGAAGCCAAGCTAATGGAAGCTAAATTTAGAAAAAATCAATTTGATTTTGAAGATTTCTTAAAGCAATTTAAGATGATAAAGAAATTAGGCTCTCTTGGAGGAATACTTAAGATGTTGCCGGGAATAAATCTTGAAAAAATTGATATGAATGGTGCTGAAAATGAGCTGAAAAAAGTTGAGGCTATAATTTACTCAATGACAGTACAAGAAAGAAGAAATCCACAAATATTAAAGGTTTATTCAAGAAAAGTTCGTATTGCAAAAGGAAGTGGGACACAAGTTAGTGATGTGAATAAATTACTTAAACAATATGAGCAAATGAAACAAATGATGAAAATGTTTAATAGTGGAAAATTTGGAAAAATGTTTTAA